A part of Drosophila ananassae strain 14024-0371.13 chromosome 2R, ASM1763931v2, whole genome shotgun sequence genomic DNA contains:
- the LOC6506327 gene encoding peroxisomal biogenesis factor 3, which translates to MLSRLQDFLSRHRRKFIVTGVLVGGTIYAARYAQRRFVEFQERQAREFFERSRRMHHFESTEKTCNQVILGMGEEMCQAVLKECSTDELLEQLRQNPKNKLELWEDMKIVSFTRLATFVYASSMLVIALRVQLNLLGGYIYRDIMTEQKQITDELKQQYLSLIRHFITESGIRDLARYIRTQVIAVVKSMPLTRQLSLNDMEQLFWSLQMSINADPRRDPNSRMSKYLMPSQNPNHSPLLQQMFNETLDLLESEDAIGVCSHNVSRGFVLACDAIAESMGETLQHLSPAELKKQQENQQPLKFNQASGSSTPNMTSPTPENNNLLNINTVLMALAKVIPIISGITSRGYDSAARPQNLPTQLLTFYVVAEKTKTLGANVYETFSSA; encoded by the coding sequence ATGTTGTCGCGCCTGCAGGACTTTCTGTCACGCCACCGGCGGAAGTTCATCGTCACCGGTGTGCTGGTGGGGGGAACAATTTACGCGGCCCGCTACGCCCAGAGGCGCTTTGTGGAGTTCCAGGAGCGGCAGGCGCGCGAGTTCTTTGAGCGGTCGCGGCGGATGCATCATTTTGAGTCCACGGAGAAGACCTGCAATCAGGTGATACTCGGCATGGGCGAGGAGATGTGCCAGGCAGTGTTGAAAGAGTGCAGCACCGACGAGCTGCTCGAGCAGTTGCGCCAGAATCCCAAGAACAAGCTGGAGCTGTGGGAGGACATGAAGATTGTCTCGTTCACCCGTCTGGCCACCTTCGTTTACGCCTCCTCCATGCTGGTAATTGCTCTTCGCGTGCAGCTGAACCTTCTCGGAGGGTACATCTATCGGGACATAATGACGGAACAAAAGCAGATCACTGACGAACTGAAGCAGCAATACCTCTCACTCATCCGACACTTCATCACGGAATCCGGCATTCGGGATTTGGCGCGTTACATTCGCACACAAGTTATTGCGGTCGTCAAATCGATGCCTCTGACCAGGCAGCTCTCTTTGAACGACATGGAACAGCTGTTCTGGTCCCTGCAGATGTCTATAAATGCGGATCCGCGACGAGATCCCAACTCACGGATGAGCAAATACCTTATGCCCAGCCAGAATCCCAACCACTCACCCCTGTTGCAACAGATGTTCAACGAGACACTGGACTTGCTGGAGAGCGAAGATGCCATCGGAGTATGTTCGCATAATGTTAGCAGAGGATTCGTCCTGGCCTGCGATGCCATTGCAGAGTCCATGGGAGAAACACTGCAGCATCTGTCACCAGCCGAGTTGAAGAAACAGCAGGAGAACCAACAGCCACTCAAGTTCAACCAGGCCTCGGGTAGCAGCACTCCGAACATGACGAGCCCAACGCCGGAGAACAATAACTTGCTAAACATTAACACAGTGCTGATGGCTCTGGCCAAAGTCATTCCGATCATCAGTGGCATCACATCGCGGGGATATGATAGTGCGGCCCGACCCCAGAACCTGCCTACCCAGCTCCTCACCTTCTACGTGGTGGCCGAGAAGACAAAGACGCTTGGGGCGAATGTCTACGAGACCTTTAGTTCCGCTTAG